The segment TACAGCTTCCAGCAAACTTAATATAGacgctttaaatataaaagctttCAGATTTCCACTGAACAGGAAGTATACAAAAGCTTTAGTTATACAGCTAAAATATGTTAGAATAAAGCTCTACTAAGGCTACAAAATGGAAAATCTATATAGATAGTTAACCTAGGAATACATTTGATTAAAAGCTTTACAAAACTTAAAGCTTAgctgttattaaatatttttacatgatttttaataaataattttacacaattttatgttaattttcaaCTTAAAGATACTTAACACTAGTTTGTCGTctaatcataaaaattatagttttttgcGAATAGTTTTCACCATCAAAGGTACGCCAGTAGGAGCCTTCATACAGCTTTGTATATTTACCACGCAAATAAAGACCCGTAGGATTGCTGAAAGCACATgaatttgttacaaaataaatataaaaaagttcgtATATAAACTTACGCTTTAGCACAATCTTTAAACCAAAAACCTCCCTTACGAGCGGCCGCGCAATTTGTATCCTTCAACTGATCATTATCAAAGTCATGTGTACTGAATTGACAGCCCAATTGATTAAACATACTATCACCTGCCGTGCCCCAATAGCAACCCAATGATTTCAAGCGATAATTCTCACTAGCATTGCCCACAACGAAATTATCATAACGAGCAAAGACCTGACGTccttcaaaattttccatatagaCATTTAGTTCTTGCGGTCCATTGTAATTGGTGAGCGCATTTAAATGCTCCAAACCCAACCAATATTCACCGCCCACATTACCAAATCCCTTAACATAGTCCGACCAGGGGcgattaaaattttcagaacCATCAACACGTTTTAATATATACAACCAATCGCCTTCGAAATTATGTTTATCACAGAAAGCTTGAAATGTTTGATCATTATAACGTTTAACGGTAATATTATAAATACCACTAGATCGGGTGCAATGGGTAGCTTCGGCACAATTACTGGGTAGTTTAGTGGCAGCACAATGTTTGGGCATATCATCATAACGTATATCAAATATGGCTTTTGGTATATAGGGTACGGGATCAAGAGGTTTTTCTGAGTTTGGAGTTTGAACAATAGCTTCTAAatgtctttaaaaattttaaagattttataagaataaaaagttttgttagcACTTATTACTCACCTATCTGTTATGATATCAAGTCTAGCATTTAAAATCTCCACCGATTTCTTAACACTTTCAATATGaccaaagaaatatttatagaattctTCTAAATCACAAGATTCTGCACGCTTTAAGTAACGggttttaaattatatagtaAAAGATTCAAAAGTGTAATATCTCGCTATGTCTTACCCCCGGTTTATATAACAGCATTTGGactattaataatataaaatattttataaacattttgtttaaaatttcacaacTAAATACTTTCAGTGTTAAAACTTAAATGCGAAAAAAATTCAGTAATTGAGTCCCAAGGCCACAAAATTGTGTTTACTTCTTAAGGGGATTTCCAAACATTATCagcaattcaaaaataaaaacatattcccCAAAAAGGTCAACAACTGTTGACGTCTTACaaattattatcaaataaaattcttctcacaagaaatctttaaaaaacagCCTTCACTTGAAAActgataatatttgttaaatattttatttcatattccaGGGGAATTACAAGTTTTGTGTAAAGCTTTTGCtcaataagtaagtaagtaagcaaCTCTTATCagtagcaaaacaaaaacagcaaataTGTTTCCATATGCTTAGTTTTTTAGACTAGAAGACTGCTATGTTACAGTAccctttataaaatttaaagaaaagctgTAAGTGTGAAgcttaattatatataaagctTTAATATTGAATCATAAGTTGGTGTATAGAAATCTTAAggtattaaaagctttattaagaCTAACATACGGTTATACAATGGTAccctatacaaaatatatagaaaagctCTATAAGCACAACTAAACATAAAGTATTAAAAGCTTTACAGATTAAGGCTTTACTATAAGAATTTAAAGACTTAATATTAAAGCTTAAGCGGTGGCATATAAAGCTCCTAGTATGAACATTGAAAAAGTTCAAATGTAGATCTGTCATTGAGATAAGATTGAAGGCGAATTGTGAGTACAAAAAGCTCTAAATTAAAGCTCTAAAAGTGAAGCCTAATTGTATATAAAGCTTTGACATTCAATCAAAAGTTAGAGTTAAAAAACTCTATAAGCACAACTAAACAGAACGTATTAAAAGCTTTACGTATTAAGGCTTTACCTGTAgtattaaaattcttaatattaaaGCTTAAGCGGTGGAATGTAAAGCTCTAAGTATGAACATTAAGAACATTCAAAAGACTATTAATTGCTTTAAGATTAAAGACGAATTGTGAgtacaaaagctttaaaattaaagCTATACAAGTgaagttttattgtttataaagctTTAACTTTGAATCAAAAGTTGGAGTATTAAAAAACTCTCTAAGCACAACTAAACATAAAGTATTAAAAGCTTTGCAAATTAAGGCTTCACAAGGAGTATTTAAAGTCTTAATATTAAAGCTTAAGCGATGGAATATAAAGCTCTTAGAATGaacattaaaaaagttaaaatgaagATCTACTATTGAGGTAAGCTGAGGTTGTTAAAAGCTTTGAGGGTACTGCCTATTTAGAAGTAGAAAcagtttttagattttatactaATTCTAAGTTTAAAAGCTCTAAAGTTAAGTCTTAATtgtatgtaaaacttttttaacattaaatcatATATTGGAGTATAAAAAATACTCTAAGCTCACTTAAACTAAACGCATAAAGtataaaatgcttttttatttaaagtatttaaagttttaacatcAAAGCTTCCACCGCTTAGGAATGTAAAGCTCTAAGTATGACATTAAAAACATCCAAATGAAGATCTACTATTGAGGTAAGCTGGGACTAATAAAAAGCCTTGAGAGTACtgcatatattaatttttaaacagcaCTATGATTGAGCACCTCTTATGAGTACAAAAGTTCAAAGACTAAAGCTTTAATGCTTAAAGATTACTGCTTATACTGgtatataaaaaacttcaataaaTAGTGTCATAAGAAGCTTTAAGTGTGGATATTaacggggttttaaataaaaatttactataccGATAAACTAATTCTATATAAAGCTTAATAATTGAAGCATAAAAGCTTAGAGATTATTGCATATTTGGAAATATAAAGAGCTCTATGATTATAGACTAATTATAAGTAGAAAAGCTCTAGattaataatgaacttagaagtTTGTGCAGTTTTAACTCAAAAGACTTATTGTAAGTGTAAAAGCTCTACGatttaaattaaaccaaaaagctctaaaattaaagtttaactaTGAGTATTTAAAGCctaacaatttgtttaacattaatttaatttaagaacaTTAATTTAAGAGCTTTTTATACTCTCGGTTTAGTTTTAATCTAATTTTGGAGCTTACaaagctttaaaattataaGTATGAAAAATCTCTAGATGCTGAACACTTTTAAAGCTCTAAGATTAGATTAAACTTTtagtttaactttaattttaaagatttttatactcTCGGTTTAGTTTTAATGTAATTGGAGAGTTTATAATGCAGTATTTAAAGCTTTATGTTTAGATTTAAGCTCGAAGCTTAGATCTAAGTGAGATTCGTGAAATTATGATTGCTAGAAATCTTAAAAACTAAAGCTTAAATAGGTTTATATAAAGCTTTGAGATAACTGCTTAGTTATAGACTAGTTGTatatacaaaaagctttttatatagtAACACTAAAGGATTAAAGCATAAATGGAATTACAAGAACTTCTTACTTAATATTATAACTTATAAAGAAGCATATAAagctttaagtttaaaattaaacaaacatattgAGATGTACGAAAGTAGCTAAACTGGTATTATATTAAGCTTCAAAATTGAGActaaatttaatgtatttaaagCTTTCAGATTAGTACATAACCGAGAGTATATAAAGCTTTAATCTAGCAGAATAATAATGTCTACAAAAAGCTTTACCATCATTTAAGTTCCAGTATTTGAGCTTGAAAAGCTTAAAGATGTCTAGATACAACTTTAAAGCTTAACTAGGAGCAAAGTTAACTTTTAAATGGAAGCgccttcttaaaaatttaaaccccACTAGCAGCATAAAAAAGCTCTATGATTAAAGCttcgtttaaataaaataaagaccgcacaacaggcccgattgaggcctaggtgtatttcttcggatttgatgtagtataaatcctcctatcaacctaacctaaactaggagataaaaaagctttaagattTAAGCTTAAttggaattataaaaatttgaagaTAAAGGCCAAACAATcgtcactttttataaaattctcattttatagacaaatttgtgaatttataaaactttaagcttgctaataaagtttaaaaagctttaagcttttaGCTATAGTTggagaaaaaatactaaaataataaaactaaactgaGAGCCTAATAAAAAGCTTCATGTTTAATGTATATATAGCTATTAAGATTGCAGCTAAATTTGAGCTTAAAAGCTTTAAGATCAGCACATAAAGTCATAAGATTGAAAGAACTACAATTAAAGCTAAATTATAAGTATTTAAACTTGCTTTGcattaaagcttttaagcttaaattaaattttaacacaactcttttgtagtaaaataattaaaatactttttctctTGCTTAAGTACCTAAAGCTTTTATTGTTGaaagttaataataatttaaatttattgttccAATTTTACAGCTTTCTTGCGACGaatcataaatataaaagtttttaccgAATATAAACGTTTACCAGGCGCAGTCCAAAAACAACCATTATAATCACTAGTAAAATTTCCACGCAAATACCGACCAGTAGGATTTCTAAAAAGCACATAAAGCTTTATGAACTTATatactaattttaaatatgtataaaagctTTTCGATAACTTACGCATCCGAACAATCTGCATACCAATAACCTCCCTTACGATATTTAGCACAATCTGTGGGCCAAAGTTTAGCATCACTATCGTATGTGGTAAAGGCACGACCTAGCTGTCTTGACAAACTATCACCAGCTGTCCCATAATATCGTCCCAATGATTTCAATTTATATCTCTCTGTTACATTTCCTATAACGAAATTATCATAACGTGCAAATTTTGCATTTCCATCAAAATCTTCTATATGAACGTTTAGCTCCTGCGGGCCATAGTAGTTTGTTAGGGCATAGAGTTTTTCCAAGCCCAGCCAAAATTCTCCAGCCACATTGCCAAAGCCTTGAACATAATCTGTCCAAGGACGGTTAAAATTTTCGGTACCATCATTGCgtgttaaaatatataaccaATCGCCTTCATAACTATTGTAATCACAATAAACGTTAAATGTTTGATTACTAAAGCGATAATCGGTTATGCTATAGATGCCACTGGTACGGGTGCATTTAGTGGCTTCGGCACAACTACTAGGTGGTTTAATTGAGGTACAATCTTTGGGTAGGGGATCAAAGCGTATATCAAATATGGATTCGAGCAATTTCTGGGGTTTTTCTATAGTCACTTCTTTAGAAGTGATAATTCTATAAacccaaagaaaaaaatttaaattattataattttttattcaaatttatatacTAACCTTTCGTTTAACATATCCAGACGGTTGTTTACAATTTCTAAAGATCTTTTTACACTTTCAATTTGTCCAAATAGATGTAAATgtacaacatcatcatcaaagTTTTCACAATTCTACAATAATAATCTTGTTCaacttattgttttaaaaaaagtaaataaaatttttgaatatatattaCCCGATTaggaattaatataaaaatattaaataataagtaaactaaatatttaaaacacatttttcgtACACTTTCACTTAAATAGAGTCTAATAgcaaatgaacaaaatttttgagaacTCAGCAATGTATATACAACACAAATTGGCTAGACAGAGTTTCTGCA is part of the Lucilia cuprina isolate Lc7/37 chromosome 3, ASM2204524v1, whole genome shotgun sequence genome and harbors:
- the LOC111689748 gene encoding angiopoietin-related protein 2-like gives rise to the protein MFIKYFILLIVQMLLYKPGRAESCDLEEFYKYFFGHIESVKKSVEILNARLDIITDRHLEAIVQTPNSEKPLDPVPYIPKAIFDIRYDDMPKHCAATKLPSNCAEATHCTRSSGIYNITVKRYNDQTFQAFCDKHNFEGDWLYILKRVDGSENFNRPWSDYVKGFGNVGGEYWLGLEHLNALTNYNGPQELNVYMENFEGRQVFARYDNFVVGNASENYRLKSLGCYWGTAGDSMFNQLGCQFSTHDFDNDQLKDTNCAAARKGGFWFKDCAKANPTGLYLRGKYTKLYEGSYWRTFDGENYSQKTIIFMIRRQTSVKYL
- the LOC111689747 gene encoding angiopoietin-related protein 2-like isoform X1, translated to MCFKYLVYLLFNIFILIPNRNCENFDDDVVHLHLFGQIESVKRSLEIVNNRLDMLNERIITSKEVTIEKPQKLLESIFDIRFDPLPKDCTSIKPPSSCAEATKCTRTSGIYSITDYRFSNQTFNVYCDYNSYEGDWLYILTRNDGTENFNRPWTDYVQGFGNVAGEFWLGLEKLYALTNYYGPQELNVHIEDFDGNAKFARYDNFVIGNVTERYKLKSLGRYYGTAGDSLSRQLGRAFTTYDSDAKLWPTDCAKYRKGGYWYADCSDANPTGRYLRGNFTSDYNGCFWTAPGKRLYSVKTFIFMIRRKKAVKLEQ
- the LOC111689747 gene encoding angiopoietin-related protein 2-like isoform X2; its protein translation is MCFKYLVYLLFNIFILIPNRNCENFDDDVVHLHLFGQIESVKRSLEIVNNRLDMLNERIITSKEVTIEKPQKLLESIFDIRFDPLPKDCTSIKPPSSCAEATKCTRTSGIYSITDYRFSNQTFNVYCDYNSYEGDWLYILTRNDGTENFNRPWTDYVQGFGNVAGEFWLGLEKLYALTNYYGPQELNVHIEDFDGNAKFARYDNFVIGNVTERYKLKSLGRYYGTAGDSLSRQLGRAFTTYDSDAKLWPTDCAKYRKGGYWYADCSDAFMCFLEILLVGICVEILLVIIMVVFGLRLVNVYIR